A stretch of the Haloarcula ordinaria genome encodes the following:
- a CDS encoding non-histone chromosomal MC1 family protein, with product MARDSDKRNFALREDGTESSVFSGGTPRQAALKAARRLDPAGSEAEAERQEIRLREKGTHKVHIYEAWAWVEEAPADKPDWMPGDITKGNVSKQGVEHLDDI from the coding sequence ATGGCACGTGACAGTGATAAGCGCAACTTTGCGCTCCGTGAGGATGGAACCGAATCGAGCGTCTTCTCCGGGGGGACACCCCGACAGGCTGCCTTGAAGGCGGCCCGTCGACTCGACCCAGCCGGCAGCGAGGCAGAGGCCGAGCGCCAGGAGATCAGACTCAGAGAGAAGGGGACACACAAGGTCCACATCTACGAGGCGTGGGCCTGGGTCGAGGAGGCTCCCGCCGACAAGCCCGACTGGATGCCCGGTGACATCACCAAGGGCAACGTCTCGAAACAGGGGGTCGAACACCTCGACGACATCTAG
- a CDS encoding quinone-dependent dihydroorotate dehydrogenase, protein MRPYDIARPLLFSLPAETANSGVHSLLEAVDGTPLADVLASRYTVTDDRLTVDAFGQSFDNPVGVAAGFDKNATIPAVLASLGFGFAEVGGVTAVPQSGNARPRMFRLREDEAIINRMGLNNDGADVVGERLANTDAPFPVGVNIAKSEHVGTDEAPEDYRYTYEQVAEGGDFFVVNVSCPNSQGFEELQNRDAMAAIFSELQDAGAAPLLVKLSPDLPEPAAEDALDIVRELDLDGVVATNTTMDRPASLRSPNRVEQGGLSGKPIEGQATSMVRFVAERVDVPVVGVGGISTAEGAYRKIRAGASLVQLYTGLVYRGPSIAREINEGLLDLLEEDGFDSIEAAVGADL, encoded by the coding sequence ATGAGACCCTACGATATCGCCAGACCGCTGCTCTTCTCGCTACCGGCGGAGACGGCCAACAGCGGCGTCCACAGCCTGCTCGAGGCCGTCGACGGGACGCCGCTGGCCGACGTGCTGGCGAGTCGCTACACGGTGACCGACGACCGCCTCACGGTCGATGCCTTCGGCCAGTCGTTCGACAATCCCGTCGGCGTCGCCGCCGGGTTCGACAAGAACGCGACCATCCCGGCGGTGCTCGCCTCGCTCGGCTTTGGCTTCGCCGAGGTCGGCGGCGTGACCGCGGTGCCCCAGTCGGGCAACGCCCGTCCGCGGATGTTCCGCCTGCGCGAGGACGAGGCCATCATCAACCGGATGGGGCTGAACAACGACGGCGCGGACGTCGTCGGCGAGCGCCTCGCGAACACCGACGCCCCGTTCCCCGTCGGCGTCAACATCGCCAAGAGCGAACACGTCGGCACCGACGAGGCCCCCGAGGACTACCGCTACACGTACGAGCAGGTCGCCGAGGGCGGCGACTTCTTCGTCGTCAACGTCTCCTGTCCCAACTCCCAGGGCTTCGAGGAACTCCAGAACCGCGACGCGATGGCGGCCATCTTCAGCGAACTGCAGGACGCCGGCGCGGCCCCGCTGCTGGTGAAGCTCTCGCCGGACCTTCCGGAGCCGGCCGCCGAGGACGCGCTCGACATCGTGCGGGAACTCGACCTCGACGGCGTCGTCGCGACCAACACCACGATGGATCGCCCGGCCAGCCTCCGCTCGCCGAACCGAGTCGAGCAGGGTGGCCTCTCCGGGAAACCCATCGAAGGGCAGGCGACCAGCATGGTCCGCTTCGTCGCCGAGCGCGTCGACGTCCCGGTCGTCGGCGTCGGTGGCATCTCGACGGCCGAGGGCGCCTACCGGAAGATTCGCGCCGGCGCGTCGCTCGTCCAGCTGTACACCGGGCTCGTCTATCGCGGCCCCAGCATCGCCCGGGAGATCAACGAGGGGCTGCTGGACCTGCTCGAAGAGGACGGGTTCGACTCCATCGAAGCCGCCGTCGGCGCGGACCTGTAA
- a CDS encoding RDD family protein: MADAPRQVHIASWDDRFLAWIIDVILVGAVLAGLGEAAGVFALLTGSLSLSTPFAGLNGLALFVYWTALEGSQGQSAGKMVMNIAVTDERGDPIDYTTAAIESFGKAFLLPLDILIGWLAYEAEGLRLFNKLSSTIVVETDADDDSQPEDVEYVYPSER; this comes from the coding sequence ATGGCCGACGCGCCCCGACAGGTACACATCGCATCGTGGGACGACCGGTTTCTCGCCTGGATAATCGACGTCATCCTGGTCGGGGCCGTCCTCGCTGGACTCGGTGAAGCCGCCGGCGTCTTCGCACTCCTGACGGGCAGCCTCTCGCTGTCGACGCCGTTCGCCGGACTGAACGGTCTGGCACTCTTCGTCTACTGGACAGCGCTCGAAGGCTCCCAGGGCCAATCGGCCGGCAAGATGGTCATGAACATCGCCGTGACCGACGAGCGCGGCGACCCGATAGACTACACGACGGCGGCAATCGAGAGCTTCGGGAAGGCATTCTTGCTCCCGCTGGACATACTCATCGGCTGGCTCGCCTACGAAGCGGAGGGACTCCGGCTGTTCAACAAGCTCTCCTCGACCATCGTCGTCGAGACGGACGCGGACGACGACAGTCAGCCCGAGGACGTCGAGTACGTGTACCCGAGCGAGCGGTAG
- the pheT gene encoding phenylalanine--tRNA ligase subunit beta produces the protein MPVVDVDPDELRYLTGHDEKDDDQLKSDLFDLGLEFEGWTDDEEFQLEFAPDRLDRLSVEGVARSLRYHYGDDRGVYVPNTNTAEWTIEVEDQPEERPYITGAIVRGLDMSENALESLIQLQEKLHATMGRKRAKGAIGVHDLTMLKGEAAVEGSGKSIRYTGVDPDGETFVPLDSDSEMTPAEVIADHDTGQKYGDLVADFERVPAIYDSIGLFSFPPVINGRRTEVSEDSRDLFIEMTGTDQWTIDHMCNIVCYALAARGGQVERVEVEYAEDAPGENAGRTLERPDLSVRSKTVTLDRIESIIGVDLDPEQVIDYAERAGLDAEQVETDAGDVAFETAIPPYRVDVIHPLDLVDDIGRALGFNTLEPTYPDVSTVGGRHERSRLEDAARDSLVGLGFEDLLNFHMTNEVENFERMGLSVPETADNAADIVGAAAPVTIQEPYSEDYTILRTWALPSLMMVLENNTHRRYPQDLAEIGLAAGLDDSENTGTEEHRTVAGVLARTDASYEDAKARLQALAEAFDKDLATPPTTHPSFIDGRAAEVVLDGESVGVVGEIHPRVLVEHDLELPVAAFEFRLAALS, from the coding sequence ATGCCCGTCGTCGACGTCGACCCTGACGAACTGCGGTATCTGACCGGACACGACGAGAAGGACGACGACCAGCTCAAGTCGGACCTCTTCGACCTCGGGCTGGAGTTCGAGGGCTGGACCGACGACGAGGAGTTCCAGCTGGAGTTCGCGCCCGACCGCCTGGACCGCCTCTCCGTCGAGGGGGTCGCCCGGTCGCTGCGCTACCACTACGGCGACGACCGCGGGGTGTACGTCCCGAACACGAACACCGCCGAGTGGACCATCGAGGTCGAAGACCAGCCAGAAGAGCGACCGTACATCACCGGCGCCATCGTTCGCGGTCTGGACATGAGCGAGAACGCGCTCGAGTCGCTGATTCAACTCCAGGAGAAACTGCACGCCACGATGGGGCGCAAGCGTGCGAAGGGCGCCATCGGCGTCCACGACCTGACGATGCTGAAGGGTGAGGCCGCTGTCGAGGGCTCCGGGAAGTCGATCCGGTACACCGGCGTCGACCCCGACGGGGAGACGTTCGTCCCCCTCGATTCGGATTCGGAGATGACGCCGGCCGAGGTCATCGCCGACCACGACACTGGGCAGAAATACGGTGACCTCGTCGCCGACTTCGAGCGCGTGCCCGCCATCTACGACTCCATCGGCCTGTTCTCGTTCCCGCCGGTCATCAACGGCCGCCGGACCGAGGTCAGCGAGGACTCCCGGGACCTCTTCATCGAGATGACCGGGACCGACCAGTGGACCATCGACCACATGTGCAACATCGTCTGCTACGCGCTGGCGGCGCGTGGCGGTCAGGTCGAGCGCGTCGAGGTCGAGTACGCCGAGGACGCCCCCGGTGAGAACGCTGGCCGGACGCTCGAGCGGCCCGACCTCTCGGTGCGCTCGAAAACCGTGACCCTCGACCGCATCGAGTCCATCATCGGTGTCGACCTCGACCCCGAGCAGGTAATCGACTACGCCGAGCGCGCCGGCCTCGATGCCGAACAGGTCGAGACCGACGCCGGCGACGTCGCCTTCGAGACAGCGATTCCGCCCTATCGCGTCGACGTCATCCACCCGCTGGACCTCGTCGACGACATCGGCCGCGCGCTCGGGTTCAACACGCTCGAACCGACCTACCCCGACGTCTCGACGGTCGGCGGCCGCCACGAGCGCTCGCGCCTGGAGGACGCCGCCCGCGACTCGCTCGTGGGCCTGGGCTTCGAGGACCTGCTGAACTTCCACATGACCAACGAGGTGGAGAACTTCGAGCGGATGGGGCTGTCGGTCCCTGAGACGGCCGACAACGCCGCCGATATCGTCGGCGCCGCCGCCCCCGTCACCATCCAGGAGCCCTACAGCGAGGACTACACCATCCTCCGGACGTGGGCGCTCCCCTCGCTCATGATGGTCCTGGAGAACAACACCCACCGGCGCTACCCACAGGACCTGGCCGAAATCGGGCTCGCAGCGGGGCTCGACGACTCGGAGAACACGGGGACCGAAGAACACCGGACCGTTGCGGGGGTACTCGCGCGGACCGACGCCTCCTACGAGGACGCGAAGGCCCGGCTGCAGGCGCTCGCCGAAGCCTTCGACAAGGACCTGGCGACCCCGCCGACCACCCACCCGTCGTTCATCGACGGGCGTGCCGCCGAGGTCGTCCTCGACGGCGAGTCCGTGGGTGTCGTCGGCGAGATTCACCCGCGCGTGCTCGTGGAACACGACCTGGAACTGCCGGTCGCCGCGTTCGAGTTCCGGCTGGCCGCGCTGTCGTAG
- a CDS encoding phenylalanine--tRNA ligase subunit alpha produces the protein MKRPQAQVAVLEAADAQEERRIDDVAAAADLKPEAATRAAFELEADGLLEVTEETVEHYELTEEGETYVRESLPEQDLYAAAMDAGAGDEPVSMGQVIGASGLEGGAVDIALSNYARKGYGQIDSGEITADPDADTGADPEMAALEAVADGRVEDADDDALSQLERRGLVAVTEETVRSVVLTDDGVTQLMAGIEVAETVDQVTPELLTSGEWDDVEFTEYNVEADAEPASHGKEHILRQTANRVKDTLVGMGFQEMQGPHVDAQFWINDCLFMPQDHPARTHWDQFALERPDEIKELPEDLVERVKSAHLEGVGPDGEGYHSPWEAEVARGLDLRGHTTSLSMRYLSGHEVGELEPPERFFSVEKVYRNDTLDPTHLLEFFQIEGWVMAEDLSVRDLMGTFTEFYEQFGITDLEFKPHYNPYTEPSFELFGTHPETGDIVEVGNSGIFRDEVLEPLGVDCDVMAWGLSLERLLMLMYGFEDIRDVHGTLCDLDLLRETEVMH, from the coding sequence ATGAAACGACCACAGGCACAGGTGGCCGTCCTCGAGGCCGCCGACGCACAGGAGGAGCGACGAATCGACGACGTGGCCGCGGCGGCGGACCTCAAGCCCGAGGCGGCCACCCGCGCAGCGTTCGAACTGGAAGCCGACGGCCTGCTCGAGGTCACCGAGGAGACCGTCGAGCACTACGAACTGACCGAGGAGGGCGAGACCTACGTCCGCGAGAGCCTGCCCGAACAGGACCTCTACGCCGCGGCGATGGACGCCGGGGCCGGCGATGAACCGGTGTCGATGGGGCAGGTCATCGGTGCATCGGGCCTCGAAGGCGGGGCCGTCGACATCGCGCTCTCGAACTACGCCCGGAAGGGCTACGGCCAGATCGACAGCGGCGAGATAACCGCCGACCCTGACGCGGATACCGGTGCGGACCCGGAGATGGCAGCCCTCGAGGCTGTCGCCGACGGCCGCGTCGAGGACGCCGACGACGACGCACTCTCGCAACTGGAACGCCGCGGTCTCGTCGCGGTCACAGAGGAGACGGTCCGCTCGGTCGTGCTGACCGACGACGGCGTCACCCAGCTGATGGCCGGCATCGAGGTCGCCGAGACCGTCGACCAGGTGACGCCGGAACTGCTGACCAGCGGCGAGTGGGACGACGTCGAGTTCACCGAGTACAACGTCGAGGCCGACGCCGAACCGGCCTCCCACGGCAAGGAGCACATCCTGCGCCAGACCGCCAACCGGGTCAAGGACACGCTCGTCGGCATGGGCTTCCAGGAGATGCAGGGCCCCCACGTCGACGCGCAGTTCTGGATCAACGACTGCCTGTTCATGCCCCAGGACCACCCGGCTCGAACCCACTGGGACCAGTTCGCCCTGGAGCGACCGGACGAAATCAAAGAGCTCCCCGAGGACCTCGTCGAGCGGGTCAAGTCGGCCCACCTGGAAGGCGTCGGCCCCGACGGCGAGGGGTACCACTCGCCGTGGGAAGCGGAGGTCGCTCGCGGCCTGGACCTGCGCGGGCACACGACCTCGCTATCGATGCGCTACCTCTCGGGCCACGAGGTCGGCGAACTCGAACCGCCCGAGCGGTTCTTCTCCGTCGAGAAGGTGTACCGCAACGACACGCTCGACCCGACCCATCTCCTGGAGTTCTTCCAGATAGAGGGCTGGGTGATGGCCGAGGACCTCTCCGTACGCGACCTGATGGGGACGTTCACCGAGTTCTACGAGCAGTTCGGCATCACCGACCTGGAGTTCAAGCCCCACTACAACCCCTACACGGAGCCGAGTTTCGAGCTGTTCGGCACCCATCCCGAGACCGGCGACATCGTGGAGGTCGGCAACTCCGGCATCTTCCGCGACGAGGTCTTAGAGCCGCTGGGCGTCGACTGCGACGTGATGGCGTGGGGCCTCTCGCTGGAACGGTTGCTCATGTTGATGTATGGCTTCGAGGACATCCGCGACGTCCACGGGACGCTGTGTGACCTTGACCTCCTGCGGGAGACGGAGGTGATGCACTGA
- a CDS encoding tryptophan--tRNA ligase, whose amino-acid sequence MTDHDAPHDDASPDEDRRQSGDAWRESDATLRSDGGEPSEARRASSELRSDGGAAGADDVALDPWGSSTVADYRKLFDQFGIDVFDDILPGVPNPHYLMRRSVIFGHRDYDRVASAMRAGDDFAALSGFMPTGDPHIGHKMVFDEIIWHQQQGGDAYGLIADLEAHAARDLSWAEIDEHTRSYVLSLLALGFDPEAGELYRQSTNREVQDLAFELGVEANFSELQAIYDFDGETDVSHMQSVVTQMADILYPQLDEPKPTVIPVGPDQDPHMRLVRDLAARMRFFGVTEAYASFEATATERPLLRQAYNARTDYADNPDRPRCVEAAGWLRRTRPDPSEARESAIEKLENAGREPIRPRTRIFDRRATEEAFDALIQAVDGDKRVYDEHVDAFDLDQEAAEELARQVELDNGGYGFLPPSSIYHRFMTGLTGGKMSSSIPASHISLLDDPEDGYDKVKSATTGGRSTAEEQREKGGKADECPVYELYAYLLSGDDDEFATEVYEECVGGERLCGGCKEQAAELMAAFLEEHQEKRAEWEDKLDELDIELESDRRRD is encoded by the coding sequence ATGACCGACCACGACGCGCCCCACGACGACGCATCGCCCGACGAGGACCGCCGCCAGTCGGGGGACGCGTGGCGTGAGTCCGATGCGACGCTCCGCTCCGACGGCGGTGAACCGAGCGAGGCGAGGCGTGCCTCGTCGGAACTGCGTTCCGATGGCGGTGCCGCCGGCGCCGACGACGTGGCACTGGACCCCTGGGGCTCCTCGACGGTCGCCGACTACCGCAAACTGTTCGACCAGTTCGGCATCGACGTGTTCGACGACATCCTCCCCGGCGTGCCGAACCCCCACTACCTGATGCGCCGGAGCGTCATCTTCGGTCACCGCGACTACGACCGGGTCGCCAGCGCGATGCGCGCCGGCGACGACTTCGCCGCGCTCTCGGGGTTCATGCCCACCGGCGACCCCCACATCGGCCACAAGATGGTGTTCGACGAGATAATCTGGCACCAGCAGCAGGGTGGGGACGCCTACGGCCTCATCGCCGACTTGGAGGCCCACGCTGCACGCGACCTCTCGTGGGCGGAGATCGACGAACACACCCGGAGTTACGTCCTCTCGCTGCTGGCGCTCGGGTTCGACCCCGAAGCGGGCGAACTGTACCGCCAGTCGACCAATCGCGAGGTGCAGGACCTCGCCTTCGAACTCGGCGTCGAGGCCAACTTCTCGGAGCTGCAGGCCATCTACGACTTCGACGGCGAGACGGACGTCTCACACATGCAGTCGGTCGTCACCCAGATGGCCGACATCCTCTACCCGCAGCTCGACGAGCCGAAACCCACGGTCATCCCGGTCGGCCCCGACCAGGACCCCCACATGCGATTGGTCCGCGACCTCGCGGCACGGATGCGCTTCTTCGGCGTCACCGAGGCCTACGCGAGTTTCGAGGCCACGGCCACCGAGCGACCGCTGCTTCGGCAGGCGTACAACGCCCGCACCGACTACGCCGACAATCCCGACCGGCCCCGCTGTGTCGAGGCGGCCGGCTGGCTCCGCAGGACGAGACCCGACCCCTCCGAGGCTCGCGAGTCCGCCATCGAGAAACTCGAGAACGCCGGCCGAGAGCCCATCCGCCCGCGGACTCGCATCTTCGACCGCCGCGCGACCGAGGAGGCCTTCGATGCGCTCATCCAAGCCGTCGACGGCGACAAGCGTGTCTACGACGAACACGTCGACGCCTTCGACTTAGACCAGGAGGCAGCTGAGGAACTGGCCCGCCAGGTCGAACTCGACAACGGCGGCTACGGCTTCCTCCCGCCGTCCTCTATCTACCACCGGTTCATGACCGGCCTCACCGGCGGGAAGATGTCCTCCTCGATTCCGGCCTCGCACATCTCGCTGCTCGACGACCCCGAGGACGGCTACGACAAGGTCAAGTCCGCGACGACGGGCGGCCGCTCCACCGCCGAAGAACAGCGCGAGAAGGGCGGGAAGGCAGATGAGTGTCCCGTCTACGAACTGTACGCGTACCTGCTGTCGGGCGACGACGACGAGTTCGCCACCGAGGTATACGAGGAGTGTGTCGGCGGTGAGCGCCTCTGTGGCGGCTGCAAGGAGCAGGCCGCCGAACTGATGGCTGCGTTCCTCGAGGAGCACCAGGAGAAACGCGCCGAGTGGGAAGACAAACTGGACGAACTCGACATCGAACTCGAGTCGGACCGACGACGCGACTAG
- the endA gene encoding tRNA-intron lyase, translating to MDLTLDGDVVRAGPRAREQFYDSRGYGRVRNGDLDLAPVEAAHLLYRGDIECVDGMDFRTLLTSRAVSEVAFLVYKDLRDRGFYLSPAREGWVENPEGADFVVYPRGNGPWDDAVAYRIRVVGERDTVPAASLGDCVLAVVDEESEITYLATERPDVSGTSDGTVPATEGELLAERVLCWDPPSALYEQAFYGQLLDDAVQLSLVEAAYLAREGMLTVEGGAEAVVERGRDVEGDRFDRRLAVYSTLREAGVAPKTGFKFGADFRTYADVEDVDNLGHSELLVRVLPADHAFEPRDLALDVRLAHGVRKRMVFALTGANEEVHWLAVSRLTP from the coding sequence ATGGACCTCACGCTCGACGGCGACGTGGTCCGGGCCGGCCCCCGCGCCCGCGAGCAGTTCTACGACTCGCGTGGCTACGGCCGGGTCCGGAACGGCGACCTCGACCTCGCGCCCGTCGAGGCCGCCCACCTGCTGTACCGTGGCGACATCGAGTGCGTCGACGGGATGGACTTCCGGACGCTGCTCACCTCGCGGGCCGTCTCCGAGGTCGCCTTCCTCGTCTACAAGGACCTCCGGGACCGGGGGTTCTACCTCTCGCCCGCACGCGAGGGCTGGGTCGAGAACCCCGAGGGTGCCGACTTCGTGGTCTACCCCCGGGGCAACGGGCCGTGGGACGACGCCGTCGCCTACCGCATCCGGGTGGTCGGCGAACGGGACACCGTGCCGGCGGCCAGCCTCGGCGACTGCGTGCTCGCCGTCGTCGACGAGGAGAGCGAGATAACCTATCTGGCGACCGAGCGACCCGACGTCTCGGGGACCAGCGACGGCACCGTCCCCGCGACCGAGGGCGAACTGCTGGCCGAGCGGGTGCTGTGCTGGGACCCGCCGTCGGCACTCTACGAGCAGGCGTTCTACGGCCAGTTGCTCGACGACGCCGTCCAGCTGTCGCTCGTGGAGGCCGCCTATCTCGCTCGCGAGGGGATGCTCACCGTCGAGGGCGGTGCCGAGGCTGTCGTCGAGCGGGGCCGCGACGTCGAGGGCGACCGGTTCGACCGCCGGCTGGCCGTCTACTCGACGCTCCGCGAGGCCGGCGTCGCGCCCAAGACCGGCTTCAAGTTCGGCGCGGACTTCCGGACCTACGCCGACGTCGAGGACGTCGACAACCTGGGGCACTCCGAACTGCTGGTCCGGGTGCTCCCGGCTGACCACGCCTTCGAACCCCGCGACCTCGCGCTGGACGTGCGGCTGGCCCACGGCGTACGGAAGCGAATGGTTTTTGCGCTGACCGGGGCCAATGAGGAGGTACACTGGCTCGCCGTGAGCCGACTGACACCATGA
- a CDS encoding endonuclease NucS domain-containing protein: MHDGTRVMAGQCTTVFEGSREREQRGDVLVVVKPDNTVLVHDAEGYQPVAWLTRAESVAVEDGVVTARDGEELLRVVAHEEHGSARFPASNAGVPVADCPHCPGTLVRTRGDVDCTACDASYGLPTDATVTGGRCDDCGLPTMRVERGAAFEVCLDRGCDSLDDRVNAAFDREWDCPDCEGDLRIIRRGGLLAGCDTYPDCDTAFSVPSGLVVDDCDCGLPVFETAGGRRCLDSTCDRTG; this comes from the coding sequence ATGCACGACGGAACGCGCGTGATGGCCGGCCAGTGTACGACCGTCTTCGAAGGCTCGCGAGAGCGCGAACAGCGCGGCGACGTCCTCGTCGTCGTCAAGCCCGACAACACCGTCCTCGTCCACGACGCCGAGGGGTACCAGCCCGTAGCGTGGCTCACTCGCGCCGAGAGCGTCGCCGTCGAGGACGGCGTCGTCACCGCCCGGGACGGGGAGGAACTCCTGCGAGTGGTCGCCCACGAGGAACACGGAAGCGCTCGCTTCCCGGCGTCGAACGCCGGCGTCCCCGTGGCCGACTGTCCGCACTGTCCGGGGACCCTCGTCCGGACGCGGGGCGACGTCGACTGTACCGCCTGCGACGCCTCGTACGGCCTGCCGACGGACGCCACCGTCACCGGCGGTCGGTGTGACGACTGCGGCCTCCCGACGATGCGCGTCGAACGCGGCGCGGCCTTCGAGGTGTGTCTCGACCGGGGCTGTGACTCGCTCGACGACCGGGTGAACGCCGCCTTCGACCGCGAGTGGGACTGTCCCGACTGTGAGGGCGACCTGCGCATCATCCGCCGGGGCGGCCTGCTGGCGGGCTGTGATACCTACCCGGACTGCGACACGGCGTTCTCGGTGCCGTCGGGCCTGGTCGTCGACGACTGCGACTGCGGCCTGCCGGTGTTCGAGACGGCCGGCGGGCGGCGCTGTCTCGATAGCACGTGCGACCGGACAGGGTAG
- a CDS encoding HAD family hydrolase, producing the protein MSPPQAICFDMDGVLVQSEDYWVEKQRGHILPTAAPNDDIPLSATTGRSYKEVYPELAEEYEMAVSREEYEAMFERAGREIYREHATVLDGVHDLLADLRSAGVSLALTTSSPWEWIDVVDERFGLLEHFDAVVSADDIEGPGKPAPGIYERGAAELGVDPSEGWAVEDSTAGAQAAVAAGLTTVGFRGDGDETDLSVADYVVAGEPELRALLFDTEGSQHRSA; encoded by the coding sequence ATGAGCCCTCCGCAGGCCATCTGTTTCGACATGGACGGCGTCCTGGTGCAGTCCGAAGACTACTGGGTCGAGAAACAGCGCGGGCACATCCTGCCGACGGCGGCGCCGAACGACGACATCCCCCTGTCGGCCACCACCGGGCGGAGTTACAAGGAGGTGTATCCGGAGCTGGCCGAGGAGTACGAGATGGCGGTCTCTCGCGAGGAGTACGAGGCGATGTTCGAGAGGGCCGGTCGCGAGATATACCGCGAGCACGCGACGGTGCTCGACGGCGTCCACGACCTGCTCGCGGACCTCCGGTCGGCGGGCGTCTCGCTGGCACTCACCACCTCCTCGCCGTGGGAGTGGATCGACGTCGTCGACGAGCGGTTCGGCTTGCTTGAACACTTCGACGCGGTCGTCAGCGCCGACGACATCGAGGGGCCGGGCAAACCCGCACCGGGTATCTACGAGCGTGGCGCGGCCGAACTGGGCGTCGACCCCAGCGAGGGGTGGGCCGTCGAAGACTCGACTGCAGGGGCACAGGCGGCCGTTGCTGCGGGCCTGACCACCGTCGGGTTCCGGGGCGACGGGGACGAGACGGACCTCTCCGTGGCCGACTACGTCGTCGCCGGCGAGCCCGAGCTCAGGGCGTTGCTGTTCGATACGGAGGGGAGTCAACACCGGTCGGCGTAG